From Chryseobacterium sp. H1D6B, a single genomic window includes:
- a CDS encoding DNA-processing protein DprA codes for MKISAFNEYYDKLTTVEKKNSPKELFYKGDFSLLENGRRVAVVGSRKVSELGVRRARKIAKLLVQNDITVVSGLAEGVDSIAHRTAIEFDGHTIGVIGTPLDKYFPAENKDLQDFIAENHLLISQFPENYPVTPKSFPIRNRTMALISDATIIIEASEKSGTKHQGWEALRLGRQLLIMENVLNDQISWAEEMLSYGAQVLTNDNFEFLIESIPYLTTKKEYVF; via the coding sequence ATGAAAATCAGTGCTTTTAACGAATATTACGATAAGCTGACCACCGTTGAGAAGAAAAACAGTCCCAAAGAGTTATTTTACAAAGGGGACTTTTCGTTATTGGAAAATGGAAGAAGGGTAGCGGTTGTTGGTTCTAGGAAGGTTTCTGAATTGGGTGTACGAAGAGCAAGGAAGATCGCAAAGCTGTTGGTGCAAAATGATATCACTGTCGTTAGCGGTTTAGCTGAAGGTGTCGATTCGATCGCACACAGAACAGCCATTGAATTTGATGGTCATACCATCGGAGTTATCGGAACACCTCTTGATAAATATTTCCCTGCTGAAAATAAAGACCTTCAGGATTTCATTGCTGAAAATCACCTACTGATATCGCAGTTCCCAGAAAACTATCCCGTAACACCAAAAAGTTTCCCTATCAGAAACCGAACAATGGCATTGATCAGTGACGCAACGATTATTATTGAGGCCAGTGAGAAAAGCGGCACAAAACATCAGGGTTGGGAAGCGCTTCGTCTAGGCAGACAACTGCTGATCATGGAAAATGTACTTAATGATCAAATCTCATGGGCAGAAGAAATGCTAAGCTATGGTGCACAGGTACTGACCAATGATAACTTTGAATTTTTAATTGAAAGTATTCCCTATTTAACAACAAAGAAAGAATATGTCTTTTGA
- a CDS encoding phosphoribosyltransferase, translating into MSFEFLTFLAYSPRGKSEIEISSRTVAGSCKNGDVSFSTRLSQRIKEADLSEYFAHSALVPVPRSTPLIEGAVFPAKIICETLVSNGLGENVADCLKRKYAIPKSSGQFHADTRNTVQAHQDSLVVTPVLITEPTIIVVDDILTLGRTSMASALELQKVYPDKEIKIFCAIRTRGWKEVDNIIDMSRGIMQLAANGGVQLPD; encoded by the coding sequence ATGTCTTTTGAGTTCCTTACATTCTTGGCCTATTCTCCAAGAGGTAAGTCCGAGATTGAAATTTCTTCAAGGACGGTTGCCGGTTCCTGTAAAAACGGAGATGTAAGCTTCAGTACGAGATTAAGTCAGAGAATAAAAGAAGCCGATCTATCGGAATATTTTGCACACTCAGCTTTAGTGCCTGTACCACGGAGTACGCCACTTATTGAAGGAGCTGTTTTTCCCGCGAAGATCATCTGTGAGACGCTCGTCAGTAATGGATTGGGTGAAAATGTAGCCGATTGTCTTAAACGCAAGTATGCAATCCCCAAATCGAGTGGACAATTTCATGCCGATACCAGAAATACGGTGCAGGCACATCAAGACAGTTTAGTAGTAACTCCGGTACTAATCACCGAACCAACTATTATTGTAGTCGATGATATTCTAACGTTAGGCAGAACATCTATGGCCTCAGCATTAGAACTGCAAAAAGTTTATCCTGATAAGGAGATCAAAATCTTCTGCGCTATTAGAACGAGAGGTTGGAAAGAAGTTGATAACATAATTGATATGAGCAGAGGGATTATGCAACTGGCCGCAAATGGAGGTGTTCAATTACCTGACTAG
- a CDS encoding ABC-three component system protein: MSDSASGSIAGFLFQFEKALVLLATLENTTDVVSIEQVDDVAIQNEEDLVILTIQSKHSISPNGTTFEDTSKSLWRTLQIWVEKLEQGIFNESTKFVCSTNKIIGNHSLLRKIHSKKYDDVLVDIRQLLDQQKAKLKNLQSTKKDAGPTIKNIIKLIEFVLSKEDKFKIIKENLEIEDKESLMERFFIAAHLTTDNYSQARKEIIYDTMYGWLLNASKAKWLQGTKIGATFTKKDFDQKFSFVIANPAIVNAVFRKKGDLGTIDPKRLSDVRKELFVRQISDINRKKSAIERNVENAVLDFIYHDIEMAHIVRGGNFTEPDFREFQDSCIERWQSYVDTVIINELEEYSDVQKNEMAVSIFDNVMHNMEINFQEGFSFNSSNSYIRNGTFLKLSNIPKIGWHPDWESKYKK, translated from the coding sequence ATGTCCGATTCTGCCTCTGGTTCAATTGCAGGTTTTCTTTTTCAGTTTGAAAAGGCTCTTGTCTTACTTGCCACTCTTGAAAATACCACGGATGTTGTTTCTATAGAGCAAGTTGACGATGTTGCCATACAAAATGAGGAAGATCTTGTGATTTTGACCATACAGTCAAAGCATAGTATCTCTCCCAATGGAACTACTTTTGAAGATACCAGCAAATCACTATGGAGGACATTACAAATATGGGTTGAAAAACTTGAACAAGGTATTTTTAATGAATCAACTAAGTTTGTTTGTTCTACAAATAAGATAATTGGAAATCATTCTTTATTGCGCAAAATTCATTCAAAAAAATATGATGATGTTTTAGTTGATATCAGACAATTACTGGATCAGCAAAAAGCAAAACTCAAAAATTTGCAATCCACAAAAAAAGATGCTGGACCAACAATTAAAAACATAATTAAACTTATTGAATTTGTCCTGTCCAAAGAAGATAAGTTTAAAATAATTAAGGAAAATCTTGAAATTGAAGATAAAGAATCTTTGATGGAGAGGTTTTTCATCGCTGCGCACTTGACAACAGATAATTATTCACAAGCACGTAAAGAGATCATATATGACACGATGTATGGTTGGCTTCTAAATGCCAGTAAAGCAAAATGGCTACAGGGAACAAAAATCGGAGCGACATTTACAAAAAAGGACTTTGATCAAAAATTTTCTTTTGTTATCGCTAATCCTGCTATTGTCAATGCTGTTTTCAGAAAAAAGGGCGATCTGGGAACAATTGACCCGAAAAGGCTTTCAGACGTAAGAAAAGAATTATTTGTGAGACAGATTTCGGATATAAATCGTAAGAAATCCGCAATAGAAAGAAATGTTGAAAATGCTGTTTTGGATTTTATCTATCATGATATTGAAATGGCACATATTGTAAGAGGTGGAAACTTTACTGAGCCAGATTTTAGGGAATTTCAGGATTCTTGTATAGAGAGGTGGCAAAGCTATGTTGACACGGTTATCATTAATGAGTTAGAAGAATACAGCGATGTTCAAAAAAATGAGATGGCAGTAAGTATTTTTGACAATGTAATGCATAATATGGAAATCAACTTTCAAGAAGGTTTTTCATTTAATTCCTCAAATAGTTATATACGAAATGGAACTTTTTTGAAGCTATCAAATATTCCGAAAATCGGCTGGCATCCTGACTGGGAATCAAAATATAAGAAATGA
- a CDS encoding three component ABC system middle component produces MINERNTNSALEKYNLFELMQNDALAVIALHSFTLGYHIIAKNRKSDIVFPKIEYLFFVLPIVYNYSAMLSFLNSNELYTALMKEHSILLGLQERAYKMTEQTYDGLNLAFSKKILNIDKDHGTIILQRPYTTKKLVLAMSANTSYDSVKQIQDSAYKLGSIFAKKHDKNIQNDLNIRF; encoded by the coding sequence ATGATAAACGAAAGAAATACTAATTCTGCTTTAGAAAAATACAATCTTTTTGAGTTAATGCAGAATGATGCTTTAGCTGTGATTGCTTTACACAGTTTTACTTTGGGCTATCATATTATTGCTAAAAATAGAAAGAGTGATATAGTTTTTCCCAAAATTGAATACCTTTTTTTTGTGCTTCCAATAGTTTATAATTATTCTGCAATGTTAAGCTTCTTAAATTCAAATGAATTGTATACAGCTTTGATGAAGGAACATTCAATACTGCTTGGTCTTCAAGAGAGAGCATACAAAATGACTGAACAAACCTATGATGGTCTTAATCTGGCATTTTCTAAAAAAATATTGAATATCGATAAAGATCATGGAACTATAATTTTACAACGACCTTACACCACGAAAAAATTGGTATTGGCTATGTCTGCTAATACTTCTTATGATAGTGTCAAACAAATACAGGATAGTGCATACAAGTTAGGAAGTATTTTTGCGAAAAAACATGATAAAAATATACAAAACGATCTAAACATTAGATTCTAA
- a CDS encoding DUF3732 domain-containing protein, whose protein sequence is MKLKIKNILLYPVDDTLDPKIIKFDVNKVNVITGYSQRGKSAIISIIDYCLGSSECDIPVGTIREKVDKFAIYIMLGDQAIFLARDCPGNDNKVSEIMYMYDVQGKGDNPSLNTNEWIKDAGKYKTNREKVKNFLSVKAGFENVSINDDLKKEEAPASFRDMAAFMFQPQNIIANPTTIFYKTDTFEHLRRLKTLFPLVLGYKSYEILNLESEIDVLEREEKDKSKKLDDLRFQYENWQSDIYEYYSKAINLGLSNADISIESGSVNLIKDELKKVVSDVKNNRFLKEGSALRYSDKLEELDSDRIRSTRELDELRVGLQKIQQFDRSKTEYVANVAVELDKRLKPVDWLLKQKGTNICPVCDSISEKAINTLLNLQNERQKNLKVLEASRSESFSFEKEKGDYKEKIRAKERDIVKIDSNIQILRNEDSKNYKKFQDIFEFSGKIEHVLENLEKISPSASLANDLQELVKQLAGKRTQLKGLKEKFDKQYCLKKVSDAIANYVKILPIENRNERRVLLDPDVSVGIRIEDTRTKNINFLYKLGSGANHMCFHLATMLGLHEYFLNLPDSGKQNYIPSLLVLDQPSQVYFPEDFKDLEKDSLDIDKKDKISEDIQNTSLIFKACSKFMESNNFQTQIIVLEHASKSTWGDDANINLVEEWRGSFDDPKKYNALIPRSWFD, encoded by the coding sequence ATGAAATTAAAAATTAAAAATATTTTATTGTATCCTGTGGATGATACGTTAGACCCAAAAATTATTAAGTTTGACGTAAACAAGGTAAATGTAATTACTGGATATAGTCAGCGAGGTAAATCTGCAATTATTTCTATTATCGATTACTGCCTTGGCAGTAGTGAATGCGATATTCCTGTTGGAACGATAAGGGAAAAGGTCGACAAATTTGCCATCTATATTATGCTGGGCGACCAGGCAATTTTTTTAGCGAGAGATTGTCCAGGGAATGATAATAAGGTCTCTGAGATCATGTATATGTATGATGTTCAAGGCAAAGGTGATAACCCATCTTTAAACACTAATGAATGGATAAAAGATGCTGGTAAATATAAAACAAATAGAGAAAAAGTAAAAAACTTTCTTAGTGTAAAAGCTGGTTTTGAGAACGTTTCTATAAATGATGATTTAAAAAAAGAAGAAGCTCCCGCAAGCTTCCGGGATATGGCCGCATTTATGTTTCAGCCACAAAATATTATTGCCAATCCTACCACCATATTTTATAAAACCGATACTTTTGAACATTTGCGCCGTTTAAAAACTTTATTTCCATTAGTTTTAGGATACAAATCATATGAGATATTAAATCTTGAAAGTGAGATTGATGTTTTAGAGCGAGAAGAGAAGGATAAGTCTAAAAAATTAGATGATTTACGTTTTCAATATGAAAACTGGCAATCAGATATTTATGAATATTATTCCAAGGCGATAAATCTTGGATTATCAAATGCTGATATTAGCATTGAAAGTGGCAGTGTCAATCTAATAAAAGATGAACTTAAGAAAGTGGTTTCCGATGTCAAAAATAACAGGTTCTTGAAGGAAGGATCAGCATTAAGATATTCTGATAAACTAGAAGAGCTTGATAGTGATCGAATCCGATCGACAAGGGAGTTGGACGAACTTAGAGTTGGACTTCAAAAAATTCAGCAGTTTGACCGATCAAAGACTGAATACGTAGCTAATGTTGCCGTTGAGCTTGACAAAAGATTGAAGCCTGTAGATTGGCTTCTCAAGCAGAAAGGAACCAATATCTGTCCAGTATGTGACAGCATATCTGAAAAAGCAATAAATACCCTTCTTAATTTGCAAAATGAGAGACAAAAAAATCTTAAAGTTTTAGAGGCATCAAGATCGGAGAGTTTTAGTTTTGAGAAAGAAAAAGGAGATTATAAAGAAAAGATCAGGGCAAAAGAAAGGGATATTGTCAAAATAGATTCTAATATCCAAATTCTCAGAAACGAGGATAGCAAAAATTATAAAAAATTTCAGGACATATTCGAATTCAGTGGAAAGATAGAGCACGTGCTTGAAAATTTGGAGAAAATTTCCCCATCAGCAAGTTTAGCTAACGATCTTCAAGAACTAGTGAAACAACTAGCTGGTAAAAGAACACAGTTAAAGGGTTTAAAAGAAAAATTTGATAAACAATACTGCCTGAAAAAAGTGTCGGATGCGATTGCGAATTATGTCAAGATTCTGCCCATTGAAAACAGAAATGAAAGAAGGGTACTGTTGGATCCTGATGTCAGTGTAGGAATTCGAATTGAAGATACGAGAACAAAAAATATAAATTTTTTGTATAAACTCGGAAGTGGAGCAAATCATATGTGTTTTCATTTGGCGACTATGCTTGGCTTACATGAGTATTTTCTTAATCTTCCTGACTCTGGCAAGCAAAATTATATTCCTTCCTTACTGGTACTTGACCAGCCAAGTCAGGTATATTTTCCCGAAGATTTCAAAGATTTGGAAAAAGATAGTTTAGATATTGATAAAAAGGACAAGATATCAGAAGATATACAGAATACCTCATTGATATTTAAAGCGTGTAGCAAATTTATGGAAAGTAATAATTTTCAAACGCAAATAATTGTTCTTGAACATGCTTCAAAATCAACTTGGGGGGATGATGCTAACATAAATCTAGTAGAGGAGTGGAGAGGTTCATTTGACGATCCTAAAAAATATAATGCACTTATACCTAGATCATGGTTTGATTGA
- a CDS encoding endonuclease/exonuclease/phosphatase family protein: MAYYPKLKHFLPERRNHVIDKLLQLKDQLKDQIPVKDLEEHLMLATWNIRDFGKKGGFNPQERLPESYFYIAEILSSFDLIAVQEVNDLEPLERVLGIMGSHYSYIATDVSDRSAGGNGERMTFIYDKRKISFKNIAGEIVLPTELLISKAELQIDGGKVIAGKQFRRTPYLVSFQCGWFKFDLCTVHIYYGDEKKEDEIQERIEEIQAVANYLSKRADESFLEHKSLILLGDFNIVDQDHETMKALINSGFVVPEKLKSPTNLGQVKRYYDQIAFKTTKGHLEFIDAEATKGEKGNAGVFDIFQSCFNGDDFIVYRDQLITTGEGKNIENDEEKLKKYYHKWKTWQLSDHHLMWARLKINDSISYINNCRIK, from the coding sequence ATGGCCTATTATCCAAAACTCAAACATTTTCTTCCAGAAAGAAGAAATCATGTAATCGACAAACTTCTTCAACTAAAAGACCAATTGAAAGATCAGATTCCTGTAAAAGATCTTGAAGAACATCTAATGCTAGCAACCTGGAATATTCGTGATTTCGGAAAGAAAGGGGGCTTCAATCCGCAAGAGCGTTTACCTGAAAGTTACTTCTACATAGCAGAAATTTTATCTTCTTTTGATTTAATTGCAGTCCAAGAAGTTAACGACTTAGAACCTCTAGAAAGAGTACTCGGAATTATGGGTAGCCATTATAGTTACATAGCGACCGATGTTTCGGATAGATCTGCGGGAGGAAATGGAGAACGTATGACTTTTATTTATGACAAACGGAAAATTTCTTTCAAAAATATTGCCGGTGAAATCGTTTTGCCGACAGAATTATTAATTTCCAAGGCAGAACTTCAAATCGATGGAGGAAAAGTTATAGCTGGTAAGCAGTTTCGTAGAACACCTTATTTAGTTTCATTTCAATGCGGTTGGTTTAAATTTGATTTATGTACTGTACATATTTACTATGGCGATGAGAAAAAAGAGGACGAAATACAAGAACGGATCGAAGAAATTCAGGCAGTTGCAAACTACCTAAGTAAACGAGCAGATGAGTCATTTCTTGAGCACAAAAGTCTTATCCTATTGGGAGATTTTAATATTGTTGATCAGGATCATGAAACAATGAAAGCTTTAATTAATTCTGGATTCGTCGTACCCGAAAAATTAAAAAGTCCTACAAACTTAGGTCAGGTTAAACGTTACTATGATCAAATAGCATTTAAAACCACAAAAGGGCACTTAGAATTCATTGATGCAGAAGCGACTAAAGGGGAGAAAGGAAATGCAGGAGTATTTGATATTTTCCAAAGTTGTTTTAATGGTGATGATTTCATAGTCTATCGTGATCAGCTTATAACTACTGGTGAGGGGAAGAATATTGAAAATGATGAAGAAAAGTTAAAAAAATATTATCACAAATGGAAAACTTGGCAACTTTCTGATCATCACCTGATGTGGGCCAGACTAAAGATTAATGACAGTATTTCCTATATTAATAATTGTCGTATTAAGTAG
- a CDS encoding Shedu immune nuclease family protein, whose product MINFLKLDDKLVLRYIPEFPSSTNWIGDAIKTKGFVILKKTFYYEDEDVLNSTEFQEETEVDDYEDFEIEHTTFFVFAELFGDYYKIKKGILIDHFDIFIYKDVRLNTNFFVANSDVSVFRVIKNISHNDFYLGGDNPSAVPVDEFEKLIKHFPSSYERRKYVEARIASILRNYLDGIKDAEKIYQKYINTKLTKQGVDLTKTFQEVDLIKYMTILEKLQGMLKDENQYSEHQWQEEILQIILLLYPKYIFAFKSVPIQAKLSDGIKDKQLDFLLVDSNGYIDVIEIKKPFENAIMTKGIYRDNYIPLRELSGTVMQIEKYIYYLNRWSLEGEKFFKKRYEAQLPEEFDIKIANPNGVIIMGRENNLSSQQKNDFEVVKRKYKNIVDIITYDNLLERLHFTIEQIQKM is encoded by the coding sequence ATGATTAATTTTTTAAAACTAGATGATAAGCTAGTATTACGCTACATTCCTGAATTTCCAAGTTCCACCAATTGGATAGGAGATGCAATAAAAACTAAAGGTTTTGTCATACTTAAAAAGACCTTTTATTACGAAGATGAGGATGTTTTAAATAGTACCGAATTTCAAGAGGAAACTGAAGTCGACGATTATGAAGATTTTGAAATCGAACACACCACTTTTTTTGTATTTGCTGAGCTTTTTGGAGATTATTATAAAATCAAAAAAGGAATACTCATTGATCACTTTGATATATTTATATACAAGGATGTTAGATTAAATACAAATTTTTTCGTGGCGAATTCAGATGTATCTGTTTTCAGAGTAATTAAAAATATATCTCATAACGATTTTTATTTGGGCGGTGATAATCCAAGTGCTGTACCAGTGGATGAGTTTGAGAAACTCATAAAGCATTTTCCCTCTTCATATGAAAGAAGAAAATATGTTGAAGCGAGGATTGCATCTATTTTAAGAAATTATTTAGATGGTATTAAGGACGCAGAAAAAATATACCAGAAATACATCAATACGAAGTTAACTAAACAAGGTGTAGATTTGACTAAGACCTTTCAAGAAGTGGATCTTATAAAATATATGACAATTCTTGAAAAATTGCAGGGAATGCTCAAAGATGAAAACCAATATAGTGAGCATCAATGGCAAGAAGAAATTTTGCAGATTATTTTATTGCTCTATCCGAAATACATTTTTGCTTTTAAATCAGTTCCTATACAAGCCAAGTTATCAGATGGAATTAAGGATAAACAGCTGGATTTTCTGTTGGTTGATTCAAATGGATATATTGATGTTATTGAAATAAAAAAACCTTTTGAAAATGCAATTATGACCAAAGGTATTTATCGTGACAACTATATTCCTCTTCGAGAGCTTTCTGGGACGGTAATGCAAATTGAAAAATATATTTATTACTTAAATCGTTGGAGTCTGGAAGGTGAAAAATTTTTTAAAAAAAGATATGAAGCGCAATTGCCAGAAGAATTTGATATTAAAATCGCAAATCCAAATGGAGTAATTATAATGGGAAGGGAGAATAATTTGTCATCACAACAAAAAAACGATTTTGAGGTAGTCAAAAGAAAATATAAAAATATTGTCGATATAATTACTTACGATAACTTATTAGAGCGTCTACACTTCACAATTGAACAAATTCAAAAAATGTAG
- a CDS encoding helix-turn-helix domain-containing protein yields MAKFIKDGLQSKSEKELQIEVSNEDILSPYYFPPPEDQMRQREVAEMFSTTVQTIINWSSSGKIPTFRIGKVPIYSRKLLIYIARNNRNLLKS; encoded by the coding sequence ATGGCTAAATTCATCAAAGACGGTTTACAGTCAAAGTCTGAAAAAGAATTGCAAATTGAGGTATCAAATGAAGATATCCTATCCCCCTACTATTTCCCACCACCAGAAGATCAAATGCGTCAACGGGAAGTTGCAGAAATGTTTAGCACTACAGTTCAAACAATCATTAACTGGTCTTCTTCTGGCAAAATTCCTACATTCAGGATTGGTAAAGTTCCAATTTACTCCCGTAAACTTCTTATTTATATTGCCAGAAACAATCGTAATCTTTTAAAATCGTAA
- a CDS encoding phage integrase SAM-like domain-containing protein produces the protein MRYYFELRKDKVNLNGLIPMRLIVKNGNNRIRKNLATKTLLDDWNNELQIIINHKGNPFYEDYELFNQIIANEKKKVEKIFSFFKYNEISFTEALFNEKYDESEIKVAIGFFEAFDEYVRVSKLTKTKGTITKYGSVKNFLIAFEKYTKFDLRLDNIDYQFEEVFMDYCYNKRQTLNNYYAKIVKTLKAFLNWAFERGYHSSLKFKKLAAKEDEIEVVYLTADELMLLYNHKFENASMERAKDMYCLLALTGQRHSDIYDLNDVSVSGDYLTFAVKKTKTVQHQVFLTELAKRLISKYEDTIYYPIPRISSQKLNEAIQKCCEEIGLTEEIQLTRYCGSKRFDETFRKCDIITSHTGRKTFITNSLFLDIPERIVKAQTNSKDEKSFRRYVKISEQHHKRELDKWNVLATDDNKY, from the coding sequence ATGAGATATTATTTTGAATTGAGAAAAGATAAAGTTAATCTAAACGGATTGATCCCAATGCGTTTAATAGTTAAAAATGGCAACAATAGAATCAGAAAGAACTTAGCGACTAAAACGTTACTTGATGATTGGAACAATGAGCTACAAATAATTATCAATCATAAGGGAAATCCGTTTTATGAAGATTATGAACTGTTCAACCAAATTATAGCTAACGAAAAGAAAAAGGTTGAAAAAATATTTTCTTTTTTCAAGTATAATGAAATATCATTTACTGAAGCTTTATTCAACGAAAAATATGATGAAAGTGAGATCAAAGTTGCAATAGGTTTTTTTGAAGCTTTTGATGAATATGTCAGAGTTTCCAAGCTCACAAAAACAAAAGGAACAATCACAAAATATGGTTCTGTGAAAAATTTTCTAATCGCATTTGAAAAGTATACAAAATTCGATTTGAGACTGGACAATATTGATTATCAATTTGAGGAAGTTTTTATGGACTATTGCTATAATAAGCGACAGACATTGAATAACTACTATGCTAAAATTGTCAAAACTTTAAAGGCATTCTTAAATTGGGCGTTCGAAAGAGGATATCACAGTTCATTAAAGTTTAAGAAATTAGCGGCTAAAGAAGATGAAATTGAAGTTGTGTATCTCACTGCAGACGAGCTAATGCTACTTTATAACCATAAGTTTGAAAATGCTTCTATGGAAAGGGCAAAGGATATGTATTGCCTGCTTGCTTTAACCGGACAAAGACATTCTGACATTTACGATCTAAATGATGTTTCTGTATCTGGCGACTATTTAACTTTTGCGGTTAAAAAAACTAAGACAGTACAACATCAGGTATTTTTAACAGAACTGGCTAAGAGATTAATTTCGAAATATGAGGATACAATTTATTACCCTATCCCAAGAATATCCTCACAGAAATTAAATGAAGCGATTCAAAAGTGTTGTGAAGAAATTGGTCTTACCGAGGAAATTCAGTTAACACGTTATTGCGGCTCAAAAAGATTTGATGAAACATTTAGAAAATGTGATATAATTACAAGTCACACTGGAAGAAAAACTTTTATAACCAATAGTTTATTTTTAGATATTCCTGAGAGGATTGTTAAGGCTCAGACCAATTCCAAGGATGAAAAAAGTTTTAGACGATATGTTAAAATTTCAGAACAACATCATAAGCGAGAATTAGATAAATGGAATGTACTAGCGACAGACGACAATAAATATTAA
- a CDS encoding DUF6705 family protein, translating into MKNIFLFTLFCTSISCTAQTYPLRTFTDIPQNAYVKDTNNELPAYEGIWKGTWNNRTIYITFKKMVNKYNENLKYYKDNLIGKFKVLDNNGSTLFDNTNLPDNDPKIWGNGIRKIDDKYSLVYVDPDLCNTSGNIIINFTDATKTKLNWKLNLGSNMITTDCQYYNTFPFPTALPQEIVLTKQ; encoded by the coding sequence ATGAAAAATATATTTTTATTCACCCTATTCTGTACATCGATCTCTTGTACAGCTCAAACCTATCCGCTTAGAACATTTACAGATATTCCTCAAAATGCGTATGTAAAAGACACCAATAATGAACTTCCTGCATATGAAGGAATTTGGAAAGGAACCTGGAATAACAGAACAATTTATATTACTTTTAAAAAGATGGTAAACAAGTATAACGAGAATTTAAAGTATTATAAAGACAACTTAATCGGGAAATTTAAAGTTTTGGATAACAATGGAAGTACTCTATTTGATAATACAAATTTACCAGATAATGATCCAAAAATTTGGGGAAATGGAATTAGAAAAATAGATGATAAATATTCTCTAGTTTATGTTGATCCGGATTTATGTAATACTTCTGGAAATATTATCATTAATTTCACAGATGCTACTAAAACAAAATTGAATTGGAAACTTAATTTAGGTAGTAATATGATCACTACAGACTGCCAATATTATAATACTTTTCCATTCCCAACGGCTCTTCCACAAGAAATTGTCTTAACAAAACAGTAG
- the map gene encoding type I methionyl aminopeptidase: MSITNEHELIGMQKASEAVAYTLKEMINYAQPGMTTKDLDEYGAKILSDFGAKSAPYLTYGFPGWTCISVDNEFCHGIPTDKRILKEGDLINIDVSAELNGFWADNGGSFIIGKDINQHQKLVDASKDILEKAINNIKGGVKIADIGMLMETEAQKRGFKVIKNLAGHGIGRSLHEQPDELFNYKNRFDNRRFKKNSVVAIETFISTSSNIAVELNDGWTMVGNNGGYMAQHEHTIVVTDGKPIILTQMNEILN; encoded by the coding sequence ATGTCAATAACAAATGAACATGAATTAATAGGTATGCAGAAAGCGAGTGAAGCTGTTGCCTATACCTTAAAAGAAATGATTAATTATGCTCAGCCTGGTATGACCACAAAGGATCTTGATGAGTATGGAGCGAAAATACTTTCTGATTTCGGAGCTAAATCTGCGCCTTATTTAACGTATGGTTTTCCGGGGTGGACTTGTATAAGTGTAGATAATGAATTTTGCCACGGTATTCCTACAGACAAGAGAATTTTAAAAGAAGGGGATTTGATTAACATTGATGTTTCAGCAGAACTCAATGGATTTTGGGCAGACAACGGAGGCTCTTTTATTATCGGAAAAGATATTAACCAGCATCAGAAATTAGTTGATGCATCTAAAGATATTTTAGAAAAAGCAATCAATAATATAAAAGGCGGTGTAAAAATAGCAGATATTGGAATGCTTATGGAAACTGAAGCCCAAAAAAGAGGTTTCAAGGTCATTAAAAATCTTGCCGGACATGGTATTGGCAGAAGCCTGCATGAGCAGCCGGATGAATTATTTAATTATAAAAACCGTTTTGATAACAGAAGGTTCAAAAAGAATTCTGTTGTAGCTATTGAAACATTCATCTCGACCTCTTCAAATATAGCAGTAGAATTGAATGACGGATGGACGATGGTAGGAAATAATGGAGGGTATATGGCGCAGCATGAACACACAATTGTAGTGACTGATGGAAAACCAATCATCTTAACCCAGATGAATGAAATACTGAACTAA